TCGAAAGGAACAAAATTGCACTAATTTTAATGTTGTTACTAAATAACCACATTAGTAAAAACACAGTAAGCGCCGACATTGCAAGGTGCACTTTACTTACCAATAAACGGTCACCTAAGTTACGACGTAGTACACGCAGCGGCGGAATATCAAATAAATCGAGTAGTGGTTTAATTGAAAACATAACCGCACAAATCACACCCGTGCTGATCGCAATGATCCAAGGTTTTGCCGATGCACTTGGCAGTGCTGAGCCCATGCTTTGTGCTAAATAATCTGTTGCAATGGCTTGTAATCCATAACCAATCAGTAAACCAACAATCACCGACATTGAACAAACAAGGCTCAAATGAAGTAAATAGATTTTACGGATCATAGCGCGACTGCCGCCGAGCGTTTTCATCATGGCAACCGGGTCGTACTGGCGTTCACAATAACGTTTTGCCGATACCGCAATAGCAACGGCAGCTAAAATAATGCCAAGTAAACCAGCTAGCAATAAGTAACTCTCAGCACGATTTAAACTATTAGAAATAGGTGACTGGCGGTCTTTAACACCATACCAACGTTGGTTATCTTTCATTTGTGGTTTTAACCACGCATAGAAGGTATCTAAATTGTCTTTGTCACCAGCATAAAGTTGACGGTAAAACACCCGGCTGCCCGGCTGAATTACCTCTGTAACAGCAATGTCTGCTTCATTGATTAAGATTCGTTGGCTGCTTGAAAACACATTAAACGGTGCATCTGGCTCTTCGGCTACAACATGACTAGCCGTAAACGTAGCAGCACCAAGCTCTACTTTATCGCCCACTTGAATGTTTAGCGCATAAAACACTGATTCACTTAACCATACTTCACCACGGCTTGGGATATCAGAAGTTACTTCTGGTTGGCCAGTTAGGCTGGTTTTTACTTTTAACTCGCCTTTTAACGGATAGGTGTTTGATACCGCTTTAACCGAGCCAAGCTGCATTTCGTCACCGGCAAATAACATGGTATCGAAGTAGGTTATTTTTGCAGTACGTAAATTCTCTTGGTTGGCTTTATCTAAATTTTCAGCAGGTAAAGCATGGTTACTTGCTAAAACGCGATCAGCGGCAATAAAGGCACTGCTTTTTTCTTCAATACTTTGACCAATTCGGTCGGTAACCATAGACAGTGTTAAAACAGTGAGAACAGCTAAGGCGATTGCTGCACTGATCACTGTTAATTCGCCACGCTTAAACTCACGTGAAAACAGCTTTAGTGCTAATTTAGCCCACATTCGCTTGCACTCCTTCGTTTTCTTTAACAGTTAATAGCTGCCCTGCTTCAATATGTAAAATTTGCTGACACTTTTGTGCAAGCTGCTCATCATGGGTTACTAAAATAAGTGTCGTCCCGTGCTCTTTATTTAGTTCAAATAATAAAGACTCAATTAACTTACCGTTTTTGCTATCTAGATTCGCTGACGGTTCATCGGCAAATAAGATTTTAGGTGTGCCAATAAATGCACGCGCAATTGCTACACGTTGCTGCTCACCACCAGATAATTGCGATGGGTAATGGCCAACACGGTGGCTTAAGCCTACTTTTTCAAGTAGCTCAAGGGCTTGCTGCTTAGCGTCTTTGCT
Above is a window of Pseudoalteromonas shioyasakiensis DNA encoding:
- a CDS encoding ABC transporter ATP-binding protein → MSALSQLNIIQVKGLSKTVTTVEGDLTILSDISFNVKSGDSVAVVGTSGSGKSTLLSLLAGLDQSTGGSIHLDGAALHELDEEARAALRAEKVGFVFQSFMLVQSLTALENVMLPAELAGSKDAKQQALELLEKVGLSHRVGHYPSQLSGGEQQRVAIARAFIGTPKILFADEPSANLDSKNGKLIESLLFELNKEHGTTLILVTHDEQLAQKCQQILHIEAGQLLTVKENEGVQANVG
- a CDS encoding ABC transporter permease gives rise to the protein MWAKLALKLFSREFKRGELTVISAAIALAVLTVLTLSMVTDRIGQSIEEKSSAFIAADRVLASNHALPAENLDKANQENLRTAKITYFDTMLFAGDEMQLGSVKAVSNTYPLKGELKVKTSLTGQPEVTSDIPSRGEVWLSESVFYALNIQVGDKVELGAATFTASHVVAEEPDAPFNVFSSSQRILINEADIAVTEVIQPGSRVFYRQLYAGDKDNLDTFYAWLKPQMKDNQRWYGVKDRQSPISNSLNRAESYLLLAGLLGIILAAVAIAVSAKRYCERQYDPVAMMKTLGGSRAMIRKIYLLHLSLVCSMSVIVGLLIGYGLQAIATDYLAQSMGSALPSASAKPWIIAISTGVICAVMFSIKPLLDLFDIPPLRVLRRNLGDRLLVSKVHLAMSALTVFLLMWLFSNNIKISAILFLSTAFLIAVLFGLSKVIFGGGRKLGLSPGNSWSLAIASIQKRANVNAVQLISFALAIKLLLFLIVLKNDMISDWQSQLPENAPNSFLVNITEQELEPITSFLAQNDMPTSDFYPVVRGRVNAVNGELVAREVSQEDNEKKDEEARSGIGRELNLTWRKDLPNQNELIDGAWFSEDSVAEASVEESMLERLDVQIGDTLTFLIGAQSFDAKITSVRKVNWTTLKPNFFIILSPDVLASFPATYISSVNVKAEKKREFNQLMRQYPTVNVIDVESFIKQIRSTIEQVSLAIGFVLAIVVACGALVLISQVQASLGERMQEIVILRTLGAKGRLIKNATLYEFLLLGVTAGLVAAIVSDIALLIVQRQMFDLAGKFHPHIWVIGPAVGGLFVACLGYLMIARTMRKNTQGLLRSLA